One stretch of Oncorhynchus masou masou isolate Uvic2021 chromosome 9, UVic_Omas_1.1, whole genome shotgun sequence DNA includes these proteins:
- the LOC135545201 gene encoding LOW QUALITY PROTEIN: neuronal acetylcholine receptor subunit beta-2-like (The sequence of the model RefSeq protein was modified relative to this genomic sequence to represent the inferred CDS: inserted 1 base in 1 codon), producing MADPVTAALALLVLTLATALGAEIEERLVTHLLSPERYNKLIRPAVNKSQQVTIHIQVSLAQLINVNEREQIMTTNCWLTQVWNDYRLVWDPEEYEGIKKVRLPSQHIWLPDIVLYNNADGNYEVSFYSNALVSNNGEVYWLPPAIYKSACKIEVRDFPFDQQNCTLKFRSWTYDHTEIDLILLSDFASRDDFKPSGEWDIVSLPGRKNEDPSDITYLDITYDFIIKRKPLFYTINLIIPCVLITSLAILVFYLPSDCGEKMTLCISVLLALTVFLLLISKIVPPTSLAVPLIGKYLMFAMVLVTFSIVTSVCVLNVHHRTPSTHTMPRWVKRLFLHRLPSFLFMRRPGSSNIRERFRQKHQRRSYSDLKLRDGAVAVAAGGMGVAGGXGMGSADSFYVNEESAKRYGWKISDLSENTEFRKRMTVKCHADVEEAVDGVRYVAEKMKIEDNDEGVIEDWKYVAMVIDRLFLWIFVFVCITGTLGLFMQPLFQSYNTPTADDLEQN from the exons ATGGCAGACCCGGTGACAGCAGCGCTCGCTCTCCTGGTTCTCACCTTGGCAA ctgcctTGGGTGCGGAGATAGAGGAGCGACTGGTGACCCACCTGCTGTCTCCAGAGCGCTACAACAAACTGATCAGACCTGCTGTCAACAAGAGCCAACAGGTCACCATCCATATACAGGTGTCCCTAGCCCAGCTCATTAATGTG AATGAAAGAGAACAGATCATGACCACCAACTGCTGGCTGACTCAGGTATGGAATGACTACAGGTTAGTGTGGGACCCAGAAGAGTATGAGGGCATTAAGAAGGTTCGCCTCCCGTCTCAACACATCTGGCTGCCGGACATCGTCCTCTACAACAA TGCGGATGGGAACTACGAGGTGTCATTCTACTCCAACGCGTTGGTCTCCAACAATGGAGAGGTGTACTGGCTGCCCCCCGCCATCTACAAGTCGGCCTGCAAGATCGAGGTCCGCGACTTCCCCTTCGACCAGCAGAACTGCACGCTCAAATTCCGGTCCTGGACCTACGACCACACGGAGATCGACCTGATCCTGCTCAGCGACTTCGCCAGCCGCGACGATTTCAAGCCCAGCGGCGAGTGGGACATCGTGTCTCTGCCGGGACGCAAGAACGAAGACCCCTCTGACATCACCTACCTGGACATCACCTATGACTTCATCATCAAGCGCAAGCCACTGTTCTACACCATCAACCTCATCATCCCCTGTGTGCTGATCACCTCTCTGGCCATCCTGGTGTTCTACCTGCCGTCTGACTGTGGAGAGAAGATGACTCTCTGTATCTCGGTCCTCCTGGCCCTCACTGTGTTCCTGCTGCTGATCTCCAAGATCGTCCCACCTACGtccctggctgtccctctaataGGGAAGTATCTGATGTTTGCCATGGTGCTGGTCACCTTCTCCATcgtcaccagtgtgtgtgtgctcaacgTGCACCACCGCACGCCCTCCACACACACCATGCCCCGCTGGGTTAAACGCCTCTTCCTGCACCGCCTTCCCTCCTTCCTGTTCATGCGTCGGCCGGGCAGCTCCAACATCCGGGAGAGGTTCCGCCAGAAGCACCAGCGGCGTTCCTACTCCGACCTGAAGCTGAGAGACGGGGCGGTGGCGGTGGCCGCGGGGGGGATGGGGGTGGCAGGGG CTGGGATGGGCAGCGCTGACTCCTTCTATGTGAACGAGGAGTCGGCCAAGCGGTACGGCTGGAAGATCAGTGACCTGTCAGAGAATACGGAGTTCAGGAAGAGGATGACGGTGAAGTGTCACGCAGATGTGGAGGAGGCAGTGGACGGGGTGCGCTACGTCGCCGAGAAGATGAAGATCGAGGATAACGATgagggg GTCATCGAGGACTGGAAGTACGTTGCCATGGTGATAGACCGGCTGTTCCTGTGgatatttgtgtttgtgtgcatcaCCGGGACGTTGGGGCTGTTCATGCAGCCCCTCTTTCAGAGCTACAACACACCCACGGCAGATGACCTGGAGCAGAACTGA